The following proteins are encoded in a genomic region of Arcobacter cloacae:
- a CDS encoding NUDIX hydrolase produces MKKDNLKKLVSNLPKHPNVLGRHRFFNSAVLIPIVKIKGEYHLLFQKRAAHIRQGGDICFPGGGFEEGVDKDFKDTALRETFEELGIPKKDIKILGQLDTYVAPIGAVIESFVARVKKKAYKNMKIDHNEVEKTIVIPISFFKEHKPKEYTLAHEIQPYKIDENGNKEIFFPVEELGLPDTYKKPWGNKKHKIWVYEYEGEVIWGITSVLIKDVIEKY; encoded by the coding sequence ATGAAAAAAGACAATTTAAAAAAATTAGTATCAAACTTACCAAAACATCCAAATGTTTTGGGACGACATAGATTTTTTAATAGTGCGGTTTTAATACCAATAGTTAAAATAAAAGGAGAATATCATCTTTTATTTCAAAAAAGAGCAGCACATATTAGACAAGGTGGAGATATTTGTTTTCCTGGTGGTGGTTTTGAAGAGGGAGTTGATAAAGACTTTAAAGATACAGCTTTAAGAGAGACTTTTGAAGAGTTAGGAATTCCTAAAAAAGATATAAAAATTTTAGGACAGCTTGATACTTATGTAGCTCCCATTGGTGCTGTTATTGAATCTTTTGTAGCAAGAGTTAAGAAAAAAGCATATAAAAATATGAAAATAGACCATAATGAGGTTGAAAAAACTATCGTTATTCCTATATCTTTTTTTAAAGAACATAAACCAAAAGAGTATACTTTAGCTCATGAAATTCAACCATATAAAATAGATGAAAATGGAAATAAAGAGATTTTTTTTCCAGTTGAAGAGTTAGGACTTCCTGATACTTATAAAAAACCTTGGGGAAATAAAAAACATAAAATCTGGGTTTATGAATATGAAGGAGAAGTAATTTGGGGAATTACTTCGGTTTTAATAAAAGATGTTATTGAAAAGTATTAA
- the purH gene encoding bifunctional phosphoribosylaminoimidazolecarboxamide formyltransferase/IMP cyclohydrolase yields MRALISVSDKSGVENFAKELVNLGYEIISTGGTYNKLKDAGIAVIEANEVTKFPECFEGRVKTLNPYIHGGILHRRDKQSHLDQAKELGVEGIDLVCVNLYPFKATIEKTDDFEEIIENIDIGGPAMVRSAAKNFDSVIIVTDVADYDLVLNNLKNDTNTVEFRRDMMIKAYEHTAAYDSMIANYMNKRFNGGFGAKQFIVGTKVFDTRYGENPHQKGALYEFDAQFTNKFKTIKGEASFNNMGDISGAAKIAAAFGKDKAVCIVKHGNPCGFAIKDTLLESYVEALKCDPVSAFGGVVAVNGIVDEELAQKMNEIFLEVVFAAGFTEDAVKVFESKKRIKLFEQGTQYLELANDDIDFKRVDGGFVFQDADKVAEDEVRNSKLMSKRIATEQEVKDMEIAYKIASLTKSNCVVYVKNSAMVAVGMGMTSRVDASKAALRKAEDMGLDVTGAVLASEAFFPFRDSIDAAASAGVKCVIEPGGSIRDDEIIEAANEHDMALYFSGIRHFLH; encoded by the coding sequence ATGAGAGCATTAATCAGTGTTAGCGATAAAAGTGGTGTTGAAAATTTTGCTAAAGAGTTAGTAAATTTAGGTTATGAAATAATTTCAACAGGTGGAACATATAATAAACTTAAAGATGCTGGAATTGCAGTAATTGAAGCAAATGAAGTTACAAAATTTCCTGAATGTTTTGAAGGAAGAGTTAAGACTTTAAATCCTTATATTCATGGTGGAATTTTACATAGACGAGATAAACAATCTCACCTTGACCAAGCTAAAGAGTTAGGTGTTGAGGGAATTGATTTGGTTTGTGTAAACTTATATCCATTTAAAGCAACAATAGAAAAAACTGATGATTTTGAAGAGATTATTGAAAATATTGATATTGGTGGACCAGCAATGGTAAGAAGTGCTGCTAAAAATTTTGATTCAGTAATTATTGTTACAGATGTTGCTGATTATGATTTAGTATTAAATAATCTTAAAAATGACACAAACACAGTTGAGTTTAGAAGAGATATGATGATTAAGGCTTATGAACACACAGCTGCTTATGATTCTATGATTGCAAATTATATGAATAAAAGATTTAATGGTGGATTTGGAGCTAAACAATTTATAGTAGGAACTAAAGTATTTGATACAAGATATGGTGAAAATCCACATCAAAAAGGTGCTTTATATGAGTTTGATGCGCAATTTACTAATAAATTTAAAACAATAAAAGGTGAAGCATCATTTAATAATATGGGAGATATTAGTGGAGCTGCAAAAATTGCTGCTGCATTTGGAAAAGATAAGGCTGTTTGTATTGTAAAACATGGAAACCCTTGTGGATTTGCAATTAAAGATACACTATTAGAGTCTTATGTTGAAGCTTTAAAATGTGATCCAGTTTCTGCTTTTGGTGGAGTAGTTGCTGTTAATGGAATTGTTGATGAAGAATTAGCACAAAAAATGAATGAGATTTTCCTAGAAGTAGTATTTGCAGCAGGATTTACTGAAGATGCTGTTAAAGTATTTGAATCTAAAAAAAGAATCAAACTTTTTGAACAAGGAACACAATATTTAGAACTTGCAAATGATGATATTGATTTCAAAAGAGTTGATGGTGGATTTGTATTCCAAGATGCTGATAAAGTTGCAGAAGATGAAGTACGAAATTCTAAACTTATGTCAAAAAGAATTGCAACAGAACAAGAAGTAAAAGATATGGAAATAGCGTATAAAATTGCAAGTTTAACAAAATCAAACTGTGTTGTTTATGTTAAAAATTCTGCAATGGTAGCTGTTGGTATGGGTATGACTTCAAGAGTTGATGCTTCAAAAGCTGCACTTAGAAAAGCTGAAGATATGGGACTTGATGTAACTGGTGCTGTATTAGCTAGTGAAGCTTTCTTTCCATTTAGAGATAGTATTGATGCTGCTGCAAGTGCAGGGGTTAAATGTGTAATTGAGCCAGGTGGAAGTATTAGAGATGATGAAATCATTGAAGCTGCTAACGAACATGACATGGCATTATATTTTTCTGGTATTAGACACTTCTTACATTAG
- the bioA gene encoding adenosylmethionine--8-amino-7-oxononanoate transaminase encodes MNWLEIDKYHVWHPYNALPSKTKILPVKSTNKTSIFLETGEELIDAMSSWWSAIHGYNHSKLNEALKKQVEIMPHIMFGGLAHEQASLLSKKLVELTGLNSVFLCDSGSVSVEVALKTAILYQKAKGLKKYKFLALQNAYHGDTLGAMSVCDPQNSMHSIYGSYLSEHIFSKAPALGFESDCLESIRDLEENFEKHHKEIAGFILEPIVQGAGGMRIYNPLYLKKARELCTKYDILLIADEIATGFGHTGKMFACEWADIKPDIITVGKGLTGGYMTMAAMITSKNVSDTISNSEIGVLMHGPTFMANPLACSVANASIDLLLESNWQNNVKKIEEIFSKELESARNIDLVKDVRNIGAIGIIELKDDCYAQQVQDYCVKNGVWIRPFGKLVYSIVAYTIEEKDLIKIIRTMIDAIKSIKK; translated from the coding sequence TTGAATTGGTTAGAAATTGATAAATATCACGTTTGGCATCCTTATAATGCACTTCCTTCAAAAACAAAAATTCTTCCAGTTAAAAGTACAAATAAAACGTCAATTTTCTTAGAAACAGGTGAAGAATTAATAGATGCTATGAGTTCATGGTGGAGTGCAATTCATGGTTATAATCATTCAAAATTAAATGAAGCCTTAAAAAAGCAAGTTGAGATCATGCCACATATTATGTTTGGTGGTTTAGCTCATGAACAAGCTTCCCTTTTAAGTAAAAAATTAGTTGAATTAACTGGACTTAATTCTGTTTTTTTATGTGATAGTGGTTCTGTATCAGTTGAAGTTGCATTGAAAACAGCGATACTTTATCAAAAAGCAAAGGGTTTAAAAAAATATAAGTTTTTAGCTTTACAAAATGCTTATCATGGTGACACTTTGGGAGCTATGAGTGTATGTGATCCACAAAATTCTATGCATAGTATTTATGGTTCATATTTAAGTGAACACATTTTTTCAAAAGCACCAGCGTTAGGATTTGAAAGTGATTGTTTAGAATCAATTAGAGATTTAGAAGAAAATTTTGAAAAACATCATAAAGAGATAGCTGGATTTATCCTTGAGCCAATAGTTCAAGGAGCTGGTGGAATGAGAATTTATAATCCTTTATATCTAAAAAAAGCAAGAGAACTTTGTACTAAATACGATATTTTATTAATTGCAGATGAAATAGCAACGGGTTTTGGACATACGGGAAAAATGTTTGCTTGTGAGTGGGCAGATATAAAACCTGATATTATAACTGTTGGAAAAGGTTTAACTGGTGGTTATATGACTATGGCTGCTATGATTACATCTAAAAATGTGAGTGATACTATTTCAAATAGCGAAATTGGTGTATTAATGCATGGACCAACATTTATGGCTAATCCTTTGGCTTGTAGCGTTGCAAATGCAAGTATTGATTTATTACTTGAAAGTAATTGGCAAAATAATGTAAAAAAAATTGAAGAGATTTTTTCAAAAGAGTTAGAAAGTGCAAGAAATATTGATTTAGTAAAAGATGTAAGAAATATTGGAGCAATTGGAATTATTGAGTTAAAAGATGATTGTTATGCACAACAAGTTCAAGATTATTGTGTAAAAAATGGAGTTTGGATAAGACCATTTGGAAAACTTGTTTATTCAATTGTTGCATACACCATAGAAGAGAAAGATTTAATAAAAATAATAAGAACAATGATTGATGCAATAAAGTCAATAAAGAAATAA
- a CDS encoding ABC transporter substrate-binding protein: MRLIKKINTIILFLLLISTFSFSKELKKITLHLSWFDQFQFAGYYMAKEKGFYEELGFDVEIIPFNFDVDIPKEVSEGKFDFAVGRETLILERAKDRNIVALYALFQATPLILVSTKESGINSVNDFSNKRVMTTIDDSSEVSLKAMIISNKVKIDNIKFLKHTHNIDDLINKNTDVISAYISKSPYELQKRGIEYNVFDPKKFGFDMYSDMLYTSENLINNDLNTVLLFKKASLKGWEYAYSNINESVDVIIDKYNNQNLKKNELIYEAKELRKLSYFNTSNLGEIKKDKIQRIHDLYNLMGLVPKPIDLEKFVFDLNNLRNLTFSQSELEYLEQRDIINMCVTPNAMPYSDIKDDKFIGFISDYVSLIENRIKKPIRLVSTSSWKESVDFAKKGDCDILPSMVWTKEREENFIFTKSYLNIPFVLSTKSDVSFINNLNTLKNKKISVVEEYAIIDELKEKYKNIEFIKVKNIDEGLKKVLDGETFGHVDTVSTTWYKIQTKHLSKLSISSKLDENIDISIAVNKEDNLLFSVLQKAVLSIDSHVKDEILNKWIFTEHKKEFDYSILWKIAIVLLIIFIAILYRQRLLAKMNDSLKIAVEEKTKSLQEMNSKLENRIKEEVEKNLKKDRLLSQQQKMVSMGQMIENIAHQWRQPLSLITTNATGLKLKKDLNDLDDEFLVKTIDSIVNTSKYLSNTIDDFRYFFKPQREKEIFYIEECFKKTIDLLGANFVENKITIIQNFDNVKIDGYETELIQVLINILNNSKDALESLENEEKLIFIDIKRVGSKVYIKIRDNAGGINLDIIEKVFEPYFTTKHQNQGTGIGLYMCQEIIHKHMNGNIEISNVEYEYKNRRYKGALVLITLDIAI; the protein is encoded by the coding sequence TTGAGATTAATAAAAAAAATAAATACGATTATTTTATTCCTTTTACTTATTTCTACTTTTTCTTTTTCGAAGGAATTAAAAAAAATAACTTTACATCTTTCTTGGTTTGATCAGTTCCAATTTGCTGGATATTATATGGCTAAAGAGAAAGGTTTTTATGAAGAATTAGGTTTTGATGTAGAAATTATCCCTTTTAATTTTGATGTTGATATTCCCAAAGAAGTAAGTGAAGGAAAGTTTGATTTTGCTGTTGGAAGAGAAACTCTTATTTTAGAAAGGGCAAAAGATAGAAATATTGTAGCTTTATATGCACTTTTTCAAGCAACACCTTTGATATTGGTTAGTACAAAAGAGTCAGGTATAAATAGTGTAAATGATTTCTCAAATAAAAGGGTTATGACTACTATAGATGATTCAAGTGAAGTATCTTTAAAAGCCATGATTATTTCTAATAAAGTAAAAATTGATAATATCAAATTTCTTAAACACACTCATAATATCGATGATTTAATAAATAAAAACACCGATGTTATTTCAGCATATATATCAAAATCTCCTTATGAACTTCAAAAAAGAGGTATAGAATATAATGTTTTTGACCCAAAAAAGTTTGGTTTTGATATGTATAGCGATATGTTATATACAAGTGAAAATCTTATAAATAATGATTTAAATACAGTTTTATTATTTAAAAAAGCCTCTTTAAAAGGTTGGGAATATGCATACTCAAATATAAATGAGAGTGTTGATGTTATAATTGATAAGTATAATAATCAAAATTTAAAGAAAAATGAACTAATTTATGAAGCAAAAGAGTTAAGAAAACTCTCTTATTTTAATACTTCAAATTTAGGTGAAATAAAAAAAGATAAAATTCAAAGAATTCATGACTTATATAACTTAATGGGATTAGTTCCAAAACCAATTGATTTAGAGAAGTTTGTATTTGATTTAAATAATCTTAGAAATCTTACTTTTTCTCAATCGGAATTAGAGTATTTAGAACAAAGAGATATTATAAATATGTGTGTTACTCCAAATGCCATGCCTTATAGTGATATAAAAGATGATAAATTTATAGGATTTATTTCTGATTATGTATCTTTGATTGAAAATAGAATAAAAAAACCAATAAGATTAGTTTCTACTTCAAGTTGGAAAGAGTCAGTTGATTTTGCAAAAAAAGGTGATTGTGATATTTTACCATCAATGGTTTGGACAAAAGAAAGAGAAGAAAATTTTATTTTTACAAAGTCATATTTAAATATTCCATTTGTTCTTTCAACAAAAAGCGATGTTTCATTTATAAATAATTTAAATACTTTAAAAAATAAAAAAATATCTGTAGTTGAAGAGTATGCAATAATCGATGAACTAAAAGAAAAATATAAAAATATAGAATTTATTAAAGTAAAAAATATAGATGAAGGATTGAAAAAAGTTTTAGATGGTGAAACTTTTGGACATGTTGATACCGTATCGACTACTTGGTATAAAATCCAAACAAAACATCTTTCAAAATTATCTATATCATCTAAATTAGATGAGAATATTGATATTTCAATAGCTGTTAATAAAGAAGACAATTTATTATTTAGTGTACTTCAAAAAGCTGTTTTAAGTATAGATTCTCATGTAAAAGATGAGATTTTAAATAAATGGATTTTTACTGAACATAAAAAAGAGTTTGATTATTCAATTCTTTGGAAAATAGCAATAGTTTTATTGATAATATTTATAGCTATATTATATAGACAAAGATTACTTGCAAAGATGAATGACAGTTTAAAAATAGCAGTTGAAGAAAAAACTAAATCTTTACAAGAAATGAATAGTAAATTAGAAAATAGAATAAAAGAAGAAGTAGAAAAAAATCTCAAAAAAGATAGATTATTATCTCAACAACAAAAAATGGTTTCAATGGGACAAATGATTGAAAATATTGCTCATCAGTGGAGACAACCTTTATCTTTAATAACAACAAATGCAACAGGCTTAAAATTAAAAAAAGATTTAAATGATTTAGATGATGAGTTCTTAGTAAAAACTATAGATTCAATTGTAAATACTTCAAAATATTTATCAAATACAATAGATGATTTTAGATATTTCTTTAAACCACAAAGAGAAAAAGAGATATTTTATATAGAAGAGTGTTTTAAAAAAACTATTGATTTATTGGGTGCTAATTTTGTAGAAAATAAAATAACTATTATTCAGAATTTTGATAATGTTAAAATAGATGGTTATGAAACAGAGTTAATTCAAGTATTAATAAATATCCTAAATAATTCAAAAGATGCATTAGAATCTTTAGAAAATGAAGAAAAATTAATATTTATTGATATTAAAAGAGTTGGTTCTAAAGTCTATATCAAAATAAGAGATAATGCAGGTGGGATAAATCTTGACATTATAGAAAAAGTTTTTGAACCTTATTTTACTACAAAACATCAAAATCAAGGTACAGGTATAGGGCTTTATATGTGTCAAGAAATAATTCACAAACATATGAACGGAAATATTGAAATTTCAAATGTAGAGTATGAATATAAAAATAGAAGATATAAAGGAGCTCTAGTTTTAATAACACTTGATATTGCTATATAA
- a CDS encoding tetratricopeptide repeat protein, protein MKKIILAFFIVINSLSAITFEEVYTIHKVQGSLKALKYYRELEKQNNPKAIYELGVIHLQGDGIAKNINKAYEYFTKASELGHLESTYALGKIHLSKSTHYYDLTKAYNFFVDAANKGDAKSQLMIGRFFLMGEIVDKDYEKAIHYFKLASKQKEYEANCYIAYMYASGMGVFPNFGRAHVFAKDQYKKGDKLCIKVWNDYNLGKYPKDESWKVGDYNEPVK, encoded by the coding sequence ATGAAAAAAATAATCCTTGCCTTTTTTATAGTTATTAACTCTTTAAGTGCTATAACTTTTGAAGAGGTTTATACTATTCATAAAGTACAAGGTTCACTAAAAGCTTTGAAATATTATAGGGAATTAGAAAAACAAAATAATCCAAAAGCTATCTATGAATTAGGTGTTATTCATCTACAAGGTGATGGTATTGCAAAAAATATAAATAAAGCCTATGAATACTTTACAAAAGCTTCAGAACTAGGACATTTAGAATCTACTTATGCTCTTGGAAAAATTCACCTTTCAAAATCGACTCACTATTATGACTTGACAAAAGCTTATAACTTTTTTGTTGATGCAGCAAATAAAGGTGATGCAAAATCTCAACTTATGATAGGAAGATTTTTTCTAATGGGAGAGATTGTTGATAAAGATTATGAAAAAGCCATACACTATTTTAAACTTGCATCAAAACAAAAAGAGTATGAAGCAAACTGTTATATAGCATATATGTATGCTTCAGGAATGGGAGTTTTTCCAAACTTTGGTAGAGCCCATGTTTTTGCAAAAGACCAATATAAAAAAGGTGATAAACTTTGTATCAAAGTATGGAATGACTACAATTTAGGAAAATATCCTAAAGATGAATCTTGGAAAGTTGGAGATTATAATGAGCCTGTTAAGTAA